GTAACAGTGATACACACGGGATGTAACAGGGCTACATGCGGGATGTTACAGTGCCTGCGGGACGTTACAGTGCTACATGCGGGACGTTAAAGTGCTACATACGAGACGTTAAAGTGCTACATACGGGACGTTACAGTGATACCTGTAGGGTGCTACATGTGGATTGTTACAGTGCTACATGTGGGATGTTATAGTGATACATGTGGGATGTAACAGTGATACATGTGGGATGTAACAGTGATACATGTGGGATGTAACAGTGATACATACGGGATGTAACAGTGATACATGCAGGATGTTACAGTGCTACATGCGGCACGTTACAGAGATACATGCAGGGTGTTACAGTGCTACCTGCAGGACGTTAAAGTTCTACATGTGGGACATTACAGTGATACATGTAGGGTGCTACAGTGATACATGCGGGACGTTTCAGTGCTACCTGCGGGATGTTACAGTGATACATGCGGGATGTTACAGTTATACTTGTTCATGTGTCATAGCTCAACATTATTTTTACACTAAAAGAATGTTCTGTGTTTTGTCTGATCTGACATTGTGATCAGTCTTTAGTGTGTTGCATACTGTGTCATTTTAATAAGGTTTGTTAGCTACTAACTAAATTGATCAGcagaaaatattttgtttattaactgatctttcttttttcagtcAATAATAAATTTGCCTTGCGCTGCAAAAACTGCAAGACAAACATTCACCACTCGTGTCAGTCGTATGTCCAGTTCCAGAGATGCTTCGGAAAAATAGTAAGATGACAGCACAGTCTTAATCATATATTGCGTTGAATGGTACGGGTGGAGAAGGAATACAGATCATTTAATTTTCACTTCAGTTTTGTATTATCTGAATAATATGTTGTGAGCAAACAATCATTTTCACAACAATCACGAGGAGGTCATATGGCATGACCATGAGATCATATGGAGACAGAATGACATCCTCTTGAAATTGGCCAAACAAACTAAAATTCatcaaggttttttttttgtaaaattctTAATGATAATAAACACTTGTCATAATagaaaattaaaaagaaatttGTGTCTACATATGGCTTTGTTTTATTCAACGTATGATCTTATAGCCATCGTGTCACACCATAATATTTGGTTACCTCAATagagtactgtgcaaaagtcttaggaccattagatgtgttgttttgtAATGGTATAGTGAACATATATATGATATGATATTTAACTATTTATCTTTATTCTCTTTACTAAAATACAACCAAATTACAGAAAAGGTGTatgtaaaactgtataaaagtataagctgaagtgttaAGTCTTTTGAGTTAACTCCCCTTACATTGAGCAATAGGCGACAattgcaggatctcttaaaccgaaatgaaattatttctaattctaatcgaatgacttcaggacttcagttttcttaaaaaaagctcaagatgtgtttcgtgctaAGAGAAGTCAACAtgaaatactgactgatgcctgaaaaagacatttagttctgaaaattgatttttaattttgtgtacatattgtTCTgcttgtatcttaataaaaaaatgtggatggacattaaaactttgctaaaacaacaaagctggtgatggtggcctaagactttgcacagtactgtacagtatgttaaGGATTAAATGAATGAGATCTGTCTGGTGTCAGGCACTGGACATTGGAAACCTGCAGTAATATCTTTACATATCTTCTCAGCCTCCTGGGTTTAGACGGGCGTATAGCTCTCCTCTCTATGATCAAGAGATCAATAACCCAGGTGAGTTGGACTCTGTATCTGATATGAAGACAATAACAATGAGGCTTATAGAAACTAAAGTGCTCGTGTTTAGGTCAGCAGAACCGAACGGACCCGGTTTTCGACACACTGAGAGTGGGCGTCATCATGGCCAATAAAGAGAGGAAGAAAGGATCAGAAGACAAGAAGAATGTAAGTTTCTCTTTATCATCAAACATCTCAGAAGATCTTGAAGAACCTCAGGCCTTATGAATGTGATTCTGTTCtatagatgatgatgatgatgatggaagAGGAGGAAGCCCAACAGCCAAAAGAGGATGCAGAGGTGGTTGAAGGTGAGTTTTATAACACCCCAGGCACCCCAGGAAAAATGTTGGGCTGTTTTTAActcatgctgggtaaatattgaaaAGAAAACACAGCTGGGTTgtaataaatagtttttaaaggattcaagtgttacACACATAAGGATGAATCATTTTCACCTCACGCACGTTTTTGATTGGAatacactgaaatacatcaccTCTGGTCAGGGAATTGCATGCTGTAGTCGCACACGGATTTGGGTTATCAAACAGCACTGTGCATGACTCTGCAACAGGGAACACTAGCCTAATATAAGCACGAACTTGAACACAACATTtaaactacaatgaaagatgTAAACGAAGCTATAtagtaaaacatgtttttagaagatacattttaaaacaaacagagaaAAGCAATAGGCTATACATATAAGGAAAAGGGAATGACGccatgaaaattattaaaaaaatactactaCAGGAAACACTGTTATTGCAGATAGAAATGGGAATATGTCAATATGTAAGTTGTGGTTGAGATGTGGCTGCTCAGTGATCTGATCTTGTACAGTGGTATGTAGATGTAGGCTATTgtgtttaagatatttttagcAGGTAACAGCTGAGCTGTGTTTCATTTGACTCATGTATTCAATTAAAACATGTCACCAGTAAAtaactggtaatcttacaaactctcttactggtaaattggcagcactgatttaccaAAAACCATgatctgttaactgcaatttaccagtaaagactgtatgtgtgaaagggactaatgTATGTGTCCCTTGTCAATCAAGTTCACAAACCTAAAAAGACTGACAGTCTATAGGCCACAGGGGTGTCAAAATCCAGGAGTGATTTTCTGTTTTAATATTAACGACACAGAGAGCAGCAGATTTAATTAGGATACTGTTACTTTAAGATCCAATATAATCATATGACTGTATACATTCAGTtgaaggataattccggtatttaacactttgagtctcatggtttgttttggatgaactacagtgatggacactgaaattttgacaatgggttgtgtcttgagtttttgacccgtgtagaagcgtctcttgactgcttcagaatggaagtcaatgaccatgcacaaacatgtcattaaaacaacacttaacgtacattttcaaaactgtgctactcaccgagtggttcgtggtgttcgttgatgattaaaaacaaatatatcggcgcaatgtatgatttcaatccgtgttatttgctatagtggaacaattttttcagatacctcacaaccgcgtatatacttccgctctatatttgagtctgaagtgttagcacactcccgaccacttgatggcgacaaccactttacCATACAAGGACACTGAACGGAactcggtgtctagcgtataaacaatgagtcttccaagagaagtcaatggaattttacaaaatgccaaatttcggtgtccatcactgtagttcacttaaaatggttcccctatgattacgagctacttttagtgctattaagcatcgtttgtttttagagtgtaggaaGCCGTGACGTGcaccctctttggctcattgaagaccactcttgccgctgtaTTCTGGATCATCTGTAGAGGTTTGGTTGTGCAGGCTGGGAGTCCGGCCGGTGCATTGCAATAGTCCagtctggacaggacaagagcctgGACTAGGACTTGCTTAGCATGCTCATTTAGGAAAggtttaattttcctaatattgtagaggatgtaTCTATAGTATAAGAGCGGgaggtgctggcaacatgcttcGAGAAGCTAAgctgatcatcaatgaccactcacAGGTTTCTTGCTGTCCTGGAAGGTGTAATGGTCAAAGAACCCAGCTGAATGGGAAGGTTGTGATGAATCTCGGGGTAAGACGATATGACAAGCAATTCCATCTTTGCAAGGTTCAGCTGGAAATGGTGATCCTttatccagagtgagatgtcacTCAGGCATGCTGAGATGCAGGCAGAAACTGtgggatcatcagggtggaaccACAAGTGGAGTCGTGTGTCAGCTGCAAAGCCGTGGTAGGACAAGCTATGTTTCCGAATGACAGAACCCAGGGATGTCACGTATACAGAAAAGAGCAGTGGTCCAAGCACTGAGCCTTGCAACTGAGCCTTCCTTCAGTTACTGCAACCTGTAAATCAATGTTGGCAGCATACATGCGTCTGTTTTAAAGCCAGCTTCTGCACCTGAAGCACACCACAAGGACTCAACTTTTTTGATCGACCATTGCGAGTTCTGTTGAAACAGTCTTGGAAAACCTCTGTATGACCCTGGCTACTGTACTGTTAATCAGTTTTAGTTTGTTATTGATCTTTTAGCATTGGCCATCTTTTTGGAGAGCAACAATTTTTAATTCTCAAATCCTCAGAGAGTTTTTTGCCATGAGGTGTCATGTTCAACATCCAGTGGTCAGTATGACAGAATCGTACTCAAAGCACCAAAATTTTGAAAGCAAACCTCCATTGTGCATTActgataacaacctgctgcatATACATTATCCCTTGCATAACACCAATCTAGTTTTACATGTCTTCCATGCTCTCTTATGAAACAACAGTGCCAGGCAACAGCCAGACGATGTCAGTCATCTCACTTGATAAACACTAATGCTAAAACAACAAGAACGTTTCCACCTATTCACAGACAGTTCAATGTTTGGCAGTAACCCACTTCCATCTTGCCAAACGTTTCCTAAAACTGATAAGGGTTCAGTTTTCACCACTTGGACATGAACCATTATGAGAAGGTCTGAGAGCAGGACATGACAGCACATATTTTTGGGGTATGAGATGACAGTTTACTGTATCAGCCTTagtaaaataatgcatttgCACAACAAACCAAAAGCTAATATACAACTGAAGTGCTGACGACGTCATTATAGTTTGATTTATCTTACAagatttatttatatgcattgctTTTCTAGTGTCCAATCACAGAATTGTCTGTtgaatgcatgaatgtaatgGTGTTTAAATAAGTCACTGGTACAGAAGAGTTtctaacactttattttaacagTCCACTTTAGATTTTAGACTTCTTCTTAACTAGTACACTGACTGCTTAATATTTGatactttattgtgatgatccctcaacagacattcaacttgACTAGAAATATTTTTGCAATAACTTATTTTAACACATCCCTAACCATAAAAATCtacaaaaaaatctctttttttggaccaagtctaaaatttctggttttgttttattttgaaagaTTATTTGGGGGATacttgcaaaaatgtcaatgtggtgtaaccagtctgtgtcaattggtgtaactctttttttaaaataaaaataaaaatatatattcataaaaatgtgtaataaaatttaatcatctagtttaatgtaatatgattttttacataatttgtcaaagattatttaaaaaactgttttcaggacatttataacaaaaacgcattaaaaatgaacattaagaaataacaaataaaattatattttaaaatgtttttttttttttttttttttttttgaggattacgcttacatgccatcaaggtggataaaatatttactaTTTCTCATTCTTAACCGCAAtacaattggcggttacaccatttgacattttcaggtctaTTCAGTCAAAAATGGTGCATTATACGAATTTTTTATTGCAGaaaatcaacataaatatattatgtgcattaaaataaacctgatgcatgcttttaaaacaagtttaaaaaaaatagttttgaatttctcatcgtTTTTGTCATTGACTCAGCTGGGCAAAACATTTTTCATCTATTCTATTCATTGACATCAATCGTGATTGACACCTGCTTGTCCCTTTACAATGAGCCACACAATTACTTTTTAACACCTTTAATCTTTCCATGATTTGAAGGAGAGATGTTGAATGAACACATTCTGTCTTCTCTGGTTAGGAAAGCAAGATGGAGATAAGAAAGATAAGACAGCTGCAGATGATAAGGTAAGAAACTCCTGCAGTACAGGATTCATGTTGAAGTGCTGCATTCATCTTCTCATCATCACAGACAATGAAGGTTTTTAAGATGCATGACAGCAGTGTTTAGACTTTAGACTTACTGCTGTACATTTTCACTACAGTAACTCTTTATTGTCATCGACATCAGAACACATAACATTACACAGCACCTTTTTTATTTCTTCATAATACTGCTTTAGTTTTGTGGATGCACACATGAGCTATGTTACTATTCACAGTTTGTATTAAATACAccacattaaaaacatttttatgtccTGACAAAAAATGTATAGTTTAAAAGTGAATCAATTGATAAGCATTATTTAATGCTCAGTTTATGTGAGGTTGACTGTTTGTGGTTAACTATAACTGGTTAAGTGACTGTGTTTGATGATTGTAGAATAAGAAGCAGCAGCAGACGTTTAGTCAGTCTCATTATTATCTGGCTTTATATCGATTTAAAGCCATTGAGAAAGATGACCTGGACTTCCAGTAAGTCTATcttttcattttgtttatttattgtatacATAAGCATAAGCCTCATAAATGATTTGAGTTTATAGATTTGATTTCTATATGTGGTCAGATGATGCTGAAtgtaaatgtttgtgttttagtCCAGGTGATCGTATTACAGTTCTGGATGATTCGAATGAGGAGTGGTGGAGGGTGAGTTACATTCATACTCCAATAAACACCAATAAACCCTAATCCAGATATTATTCCGATTATGTGCACTTGTTTTCATATGGTCTTATTTACCAGCCAGAAACTCTGGATTTTCTTTAAGTCTTGagtttctgagttgggtgtgtaagtcaccaaatccaaccttattaTTTTTATCACCTCTAAAACATCTCAACTCCTAATATTGATAAATAGGACTAAACCTCAGGTATACAAATATGAAAggaaaataatgttaatactattcatcaaaatgaatagctatgatttgaactaaggtcaTTTTctggttatttattttgcttgttatcagaaataatctccTCTAGAGGAACTCAGTTGTTATTGATTTCTGATGTCCACCGGAAGTTGAGTTTGGGCCACCAAagtcatttgtttatgttgttgctacTAAAATCGTCTATAAAAAGCATTGTGTTTCAAGGATGTGCTcattactgtactgtaaaagTCATGTGCAcgtatgcgtgtgtgtttgttatagGGTAAGATTGGTGAGAAGACGGGTTACTTACCCATGACGTACATCATCAGAGTTCGTGTAGGAGAGCGCACCTATAAAGTGACACGCTCTTTTGTGGGAAACAGAGAGATGGGCCAGATCACACTGAAGAAAGATCAGGTCAGACAGAAAACTATAATACAAAGTCTGTCCTTTACATGGATGTTGAAAACAATACAGCACACAGAACGGGAAAATACTTGACAGCTCATTCAGTGTAAATATCTGCTCCTCATCTTTAGATTGTGGTGAAGAAAGGAGAAGAAGTGAATGGATATCTGAAGGTCAGCACCGGCCGTAAACTGGGCTTCTTCCCAGCTGATCTGTTAGAGGAGATCTGAGTGAACCATTGAGAATGAAAGAGTTCACAGagaacaaaagaaaaaataccTGCGTCCCAGTTCACATAATGTACTTTCCGTCCTGACTAGTATTCAAATACCAAATTATGTTAAAATGTGGATCATTAAAATATTGCAGTGTCAAATTGCAATTAATAAAGTATGAATATTATACATAAGAAACAACATTTGCATAACAAAACATAGACATTTTAGTGCATTGTTGTTGAATTGGGATGTAGTGAATGACATCTATGCTATATATGACTCACTTTTACCAAAATGATGCCCTATGCAAaatcatataaatatattttaggaCCTGATCTGTGATCTGCACACTGTGTTGAAATGTTTCAGATCTTAAAGCAActctatgtagtttttttacctttaaataatgtctctaaaattatttcagtgatagaacaacttttaactggacaaattgtactgttgctgccacctgagcagcctcctagctgctacaagcacactctgaaagtggcggtggagggtaggaaacacagccccgcccctccccctgcctgcagaagagtgtctgataccaggcactgttgcgcttttaaccacatgggggagctgtaagtcatttttacatggaaactacatagtgttgctttaaagcttTGCTCCATCTATCAGCTCATCATAAGAAACTTCAACATCTGTTTGCATGTGTAAGAGAATGAAATCCTAGCTTCATTTCTTACTACAATTGATCAAAACCTATAGTCATGATCAGTTTATTTGATAACGATTATCTGTAATGGATTAAATGTGTGCAATGTGTGCTTTACAAATATCCCAgtattatattttgcatgtgtttGATTTGAAAAGCTGTGCACTTGTTCTGCTTCTTATCTGCTGCCAATAATTGAACGTCACAGCACATTTGGAAttacaatgtttttaaaaatgttcacgttaaataaaactatttgtcaaataaaactatttgtcaaataaaagtttattttttatgtctgtgtatgcaTGATAAATGAGACAAACCTGCAGAAGAGAGTGTTTGACTGATAAATAAGCAAGCAATCACGGCAATTATTATTGATATGTATTTAGTTAACACGATACTTGCTGCTTTATAAGCCTTAAACATATCAGATCTTACTGTTCATAACCCTACTCACCTCTTATCTAGTACACCTCTTAAAACACACCTTTCCTGATCCAAACAAACACAGCCTGCTTTAGCTCAATAAATAAAGCATTGTGTTTGTTAAAAACAGAGgcaataaaaagaaaagaaaaaagaaaaagctaCAAAAAAGTAATCTGAAACATAACATCTTGTTTAGATCTGAAGTGTAGCTATTATAAACGTGACTGCGCATAATGGTGCATACTCACAGATGCGATCAGAGTAACACTTGAAACTGGGATTTATGCTCACACTTTAACAATGAATATTAGCTGTTTATACAGCTCAGCCAATAATGTTTTGATTATTTAgaacagtgcttcccaatcccgGTCCTCGAGCACCCCCTCCCATAAAGGTTTAGATGTTCccttatttaaaacaactaATCAGCCTCCTTCTAAAATGGTTAACATGTCTCCCTAGCAAGCTGataagttaaatcaggtgtgttaagtAAGGAGACTTCTAAAACTTACAGctaagtttacttcaatatttttaatgtaaattttATCTATTACGACAAACTAAAATTGTTGGAATCTCTagaatacatattttaatacgtgatatatcaaataaataattgattcatttatgaaaAGAGTctgcctcaaaacatttatatcctgctaaatgtcactgtcccGCGAGCAGCAGTCCCGCGTTTAGgctattttaatgtttttcatgtgaattcttatctaatcttgacaaactatatatcatttgaaagctctaagagtgttGTCATTTATCATCACCATTTTGCGAAACGAATGACATAGTGAGAGGCATTTTCTAAAATGCTTGTTCACAGGTGAGCCCatgttgttattatatatttGTAACACGAATACCCTATTCTAAAGCTAAACAATCTTGGTCATCTGATGATAGAAATAATGTAGTGACAGTTTTTTGTTACATGCccccccataggaatgcatattatttaatatatataccGCTATATCCTATACTGCACATCTAAAAAATTTTTGACAAACTATACATCATTGGAAAGcttttaatatttcatatggcagtgacagtaatttattaatttgtgacaagagtatgcagccaGCAAACCATTGACACATAGGGGCCGTTGTTGGTAAAgccactaaaagtgtgacacaaacctcatattttgataataaacttgaaatttggattaCAACTACTTGAGACTTATGTCTTAAATTTTGTAGTGTTATAcataattttatgtatataatatatactttattttttttattacaataaatgtgAACTGCTataactattttttattttatatttatatttaaaacttactattacttgcagtacttacattATATaagtattcactatattcactaaactaaacttgttatTATagtattttagattttttaacagtatttgtcaagtcaagtgtgttgtcaatcaatcaatcaattaaTCAATCTATCAATCTATATTTTTCTGTAACCATGGAtgcttttttttcattttatgatGTATGTTTAATGAATGTTCTGTTGTGTTTTAAATATAGTCTAGTTGTGT
The genomic region above belongs to Paramisgurnus dabryanus chromosome 15, PD_genome_1.1, whole genome shotgun sequence and contains:
- the stac3 gene encoding SH3 and cysteine-rich domain-containing protein 3 isoform X1; its protein translation is MAQYDQLEDKDSLDIHDNPPAPDNVVKEDDNTVYFVYDEEVEEEEAPPPPTPEPVVIINDRPHKFKDHYCKKPKFCDVCARMIVLNNKFALRCKNCKTNIHHSCQSYVQFQRCFGKIPPGFRRAYSSPLYDQEINNPGQQNRTDPVFDTLRVGVIMANKERKKGSEDKKNMMMMMMEEEEAQQPKEDAEVVEGKQDGDKKDKTAADDKNKKQQQTFSQSHYYLALYRFKAIEKDDLDFHPGDRITVLDDSNEEWWRGKIGEKTGYLPMTYIIRVRVGERTYKVTRSFVGNREMGQITLKKDQIVVKKGEEVNGYLKVSTGRKLGFFPADLLEEI
- the stac3 gene encoding SH3 and cysteine-rich domain-containing protein 3 isoform X2; protein product: MIVLNNKFALRCKNCKTNIHHSCQSYVQFQRCFGKIPPGFRRAYSSPLYDQEINNPGQQNRTDPVFDTLRVGVIMANKERKKGSEDKKNMMMMMMEEEEAQQPKEDAEVVEGKQDGDKKDKTAADDKNKKQQQTFSQSHYYLALYRFKAIEKDDLDFHPGDRITVLDDSNEEWWRGKIGEKTGYLPMTYIIRVRVGERTYKVTRSFVGNREMGQITLKKDQIVVKKGEEVNGYLKVSTGRKLGFFPADLLEEI